The proteins below are encoded in one region of Clostridium estertheticum:
- a CDS encoding spore coat associated protein CotJA — MEYQNRDKLTKYSASNNCVPQETIIKHVRLAAAYVPYQKLCTLFSPLEALKRGTAFPELYSPYDGEGKMSSNLKSSNKERTYGE; from the coding sequence ATGGAATATCAAAATAGGGATAAACTGACTAAATATTCAGCATCAAATAATTGTGTACCACAAGAAACTATAATAAAACATGTTAGATTAGCTGCAGCTTACGTTCCTTACCAGAAACTTTGCACACTTTTTTCGCCATTAGAAGCGCTTAAAAGAGGAACTGCTTTTCCGGAGCTTTATAGTCCATACGATGGAGAAGGCAAAATGTCTTCTAATTTAAAATCAAGTAACAAGGAGAGAACTTATGGAGAGTAA
- a CDS encoding spore coat protein CotJB has product MESKMELLKQIVAGEFIKEDLALYLNTHPMDQEALAKYNFYVVETKGLKDHYEMNYGMLSEHDSLSPYPWRWSSNPWPWEPEANFSLRKEDK; this is encoded by the coding sequence ATGGAGAGTAAAATGGAGCTTTTAAAACAAATAGTTGCCGGCGAATTTATAAAAGAAGACCTAGCTTTGTACCTTAATACTCATCCAATGGATCAAGAGGCTCTTGCAAAATATAATTTCTATGTGGTGGAGACAAAAGGATTAAAAGATCACTATGAGATGAATTATGGAATGTTATCTGAACACGACTCCCTCAGCCCTTACCCATGGCGATGGTCAAGTAATCCATGGCCTTGGGAGCCTGAAGCAAATTTTAGTCTTAGAAAGGAGGATAAATAA
- a CDS encoding manganese catalase family protein — translation MWTYDKFLQYPVKIKTPNPEMAKIIITQYGGPDGELGASLRYLSQRFSMITPQAISTCNDIGTEELAHLEMVGAMVRQLMKGASLEEIEKGGMAGYYVDHGRGVYPVSASGVPFTAAYLQSKGDPIVDLTENLAAEQKARSTYEYLINMADDPDVLDPLKFLRAREIVHYQRFGESLRIVQDYLQEPRLFTMK, via the coding sequence ATGTGGACATACGATAAGTTCTTACAATACCCAGTAAAAATTAAAACTCCAAATCCTGAAATGGCAAAAATTATTATTACTCAATATGGAGGACCAGATGGTGAATTAGGTGCCTCATTAAGATATCTAAGTCAGCGATTTTCCATGATTACTCCTCAAGCAATATCAACATGTAATGATATTGGAACTGAGGAATTGGCTCATTTAGAAATGGTTGGTGCTATGGTTAGGCAACTTATGAAAGGTGCCAGTCTTGAAGAGATTGAAAAAGGTGGCATGGCTGGTTATTATGTAGACCATGGCAGAGGAGTATACCCCGTAAGTGCTTCTGGCGTTCCCTTTACTGCTGCATATCTTCAATCAAAAGGTGACCCAATTGTAGACCTTACTGAAAACTTAGCTGCTGAGCAAAAAGCTAGGTCAACTTATGAATATCTAATAAATATGGCTGACGATCCTGATGTATTAGACCCTTTAAAGTTTCTACGTGCAAGAGAAATTGTTCATTATCAAAGATTTGGTGAATCTCTTAGAATCGTTCAAGATTACTTACAAGAACCTCGGCTATTTACAATGAAATAA
- a CDS encoding DEAD/DEAH box helicase, whose amino-acid sequence MIKENINDYNLSSELLKAISLLNFKDFTKVQKQVIPAVLSQKDVVVKSKTGSGKTAAYGIPICQLVDWEENKPQALVITPTRELAIQVKEDIFNIGRFKRLKVCAVYGKSSFTDQKKELKQKTHVVVGTPGRIMDHIEKGTFDISNIKYLVIDEADEMLNMGFVDQIESILSGLSKDRVTMLLSATMPKDIHSLCNRYMKDPIYIEIEDENKASNNILQEQYNVHEFDKIDLLSDLTIVENPDSCIIFCNTKVKVDSVYNDLIDLEYTCKKIHGGMEQSDRLRVMNDFKKGYFRYLVATDVAARGIDIDNITLVINYDIPEDKESYVHRIGRTGRIGKMGRAITFVTNRDNRFLYDIEQYIGKEIPLKERPESEIVNNFKEEFINKMDKRPVLKESKGAELSKEIMKLHINAGKKTKMRAMDIVGTLCSIKGMTKDDIGIINIIDISTFVEILNNKGELVFKALQDTPIKGRLRTVSKDILEDRY is encoded by the coding sequence ATGATAAAAGAGAACATTAACGATTATAATTTAAGTAGTGAGTTATTAAAAGCAATTAGTTTGTTAAATTTCAAGGATTTTACAAAGGTTCAAAAACAGGTTATACCTGCAGTGCTATCACAAAAGGATGTAGTAGTAAAATCCAAAACTGGAAGTGGGAAAACAGCAGCATATGGCATTCCTATTTGTCAGTTAGTTGATTGGGAGGAAAATAAACCACAAGCATTAGTAATTACACCAACAAGAGAACTCGCTATCCAAGTCAAAGAAGATATTTTTAATATAGGTAGATTTAAAAGACTTAAAGTATGTGCAGTCTATGGAAAGTCTTCTTTCACCGATCAAAAAAAAGAACTTAAACAAAAGACACATGTAGTGGTTGGCACCCCTGGTCGAATTATGGATCATATAGAAAAAGGTACATTTGATATATCGAATATAAAATATCTTGTAATAGATGAAGCCGATGAAATGCTTAATATGGGATTTGTAGATCAAATAGAATCAATCTTAAGTGGCTTATCAAAAGACCGTGTAACCATGTTATTGTCAGCTACAATGCCAAAAGACATACATAGTTTATGTAACAGATATATGAAAGATCCTATATATATCGAAATAGAGGATGAAAATAAAGCATCCAATAATATACTTCAAGAACAATATAACGTACATGAATTTGATAAAATAGATCTTTTAAGTGATTTAACCATTGTTGAAAACCCAGATAGTTGCATAATATTTTGCAATACAAAAGTGAAGGTAGATTCAGTTTATAACGACCTAATAGACCTCGAGTATACTTGCAAGAAAATACATGGTGGAATGGAACAAAGTGATAGGTTAAGAGTAATGAATGATTTTAAGAAGGGTTATTTTAGATACCTTGTAGCTACCGATGTTGCAGCTCGTGGTATAGACATAGATAACATTACACTTGTAATTAATTATGATATTCCAGAGGATAAAGAAAGTTATGTTCATAGGATAGGAAGAACTGGTCGTATAGGTAAGATGGGCCGTGCTATTACTTTTGTAACGAATCGTGATAATAGGTTTTTGTATGATATAGAGCAGTATATTGGTAAAGAAATTCCTTTGAAGGAAAGACCCGAATCTGAAATTGTAAATAATTTTAAAGAGGAATTTATTAATAAAATGGATAAAAGACCTGTTCTTAAAGAATCAAAAGGAGCAGAACTCAGCAAAGAAATTATGAAATTACATATTAATGCAGGTAAAAAGACTAAGATGAGAGCTATGGATATCGTAGGTACCCTTTGCAGTATCAAAGGAATGACTAAAGATGATATAGGAATCATCAATATAATCGATATATCTACTTTTGTAGAAATATTAAATAATAAAGGTGAATTAGTGTTTAAAGCCCTTCAAGATACACCTATCAAAGGAAGACTACGCACAGTAAGTAAGGACATATTAGAAGACAGATATTAA
- a CDS encoding helix-turn-helix domain-containing protein, whose product MAIIVNLDVMMAKRKINLSDLAIRVGITNSNLSILKTNKAKAIRFSTLEAICSELKCQPGDILEFKGDEMIPNK is encoded by the coding sequence ATGGCAATAATAGTGAATCTAGATGTAATGATGGCAAAAAGGAAGATTAATTTATCGGATCTTGCAATTAGAGTAGGAATTACAAATTCAAATTTATCTATATTAAAAACCAATAAGGCAAAGGCAATAAGATTCTCAACCCTTGAGGCTATATGTAGCGAGCTTAAATGTCAGCCAGGGGATATTTTAGAATTCAAAGGCGATGAGATGATTCCAAATAAATAA
- a CDS encoding DUF2975 domain-containing protein encodes MKYYGKTSLSSLLKLMLDVLIITGFIVYLFILRKALIIHQTNLFNPKNIVTCTLFVLGGFALLCIMYYLRCIINSLVKMTPFVWKNVKSLRNVAISCFTVSGCYVVNFFINNQFLNFKLIEIDASGIHTDIEFIIFFFAGCFTLILSKVFKQAIEVKEENDLTI; translated from the coding sequence ATGAAGTATTATGGAAAAACTTCTTTATCATCTTTATTAAAGTTAATGTTAGATGTTTTAATCATCACAGGTTTTATTGTATATTTATTTATACTGAGAAAGGCATTGATAATTCATCAAACAAATTTATTTAATCCTAAAAATATTGTTACATGTACTCTATTTGTTCTAGGTGGTTTTGCATTGCTTTGTATAATGTATTATCTTAGATGTATTATAAATTCATTGGTTAAAATGACGCCTTTCGTATGGAAAAATGTTAAAAGTTTGAGAAATGTTGCTATATCGTGTTTTACAGTTTCAGGTTGTTATGTGGTCAATTTTTTTATTAACAATCAATTTTTAAATTTTAAGTTAATAGAAATAGATGCTAGTGGAATACACACAGATATTGAGTTTATAATTTTTTTCTTTGCAGGTTGTTTCACATTAATTCTTTCTAAGGTTTTTAAGCAGGCGATTGAAGTTAAAGAAGAAAATGACTTAACAATATAG
- a CDS encoding BlaI/MecI/CopY family transcriptional regulator: MYKMSKISNAEWEIMKIIWKNSEISSINIIKELKDKSEWKPATVKSLINRLLNKNIIGFNKLGYEYLYYPLVSEDDCIKLESFSFVNRVFNGSIKSLLLTLAQSDELSELDIKELKDILNQLIKRKCGED, encoded by the coding sequence ATGTATAAAATGTCCAAAATATCAAATGCTGAATGGGAGATAATGAAAATAATATGGAAGAATTCTGAAATTTCATCAATCAACATTATAAAAGAATTAAAGGATAAATCTGAGTGGAAACCAGCTACAGTTAAAAGTTTGATTAATAGATTATTAAATAAAAATATTATTGGATTTAATAAATTAGGTTATGAATATTTATATTATCCTTTAGTCTCAGAAGATGATTGTATAAAATTAGAAAGTTTTTCCTTTGTTAATAGAGTATTTAATGGTTCTATTAAATCCCTGCTTTTGACATTAGCCCAATCAGACGAGTTATCTGAATTAGATATAAAAGAATTAAAAGATATACTAAATCAACTTATTAAACGGAAATGTGGGGAGGATTAA
- a CDS encoding stage II sporulation protein P: MRRNAIKKNSKSKILLSVLTFLFIFLLGLVLPKSANATNEGKSQNYFFIKAISNTVALFNSPSNGEQDTNSEIKYSILSFLGIDISNPISIITKEIAYLDKNKVSTNVNNEGDDINSVVPFKLVENQVNKSKDPNVVANLINNDLKQTLNKSKPRVLIYHSHTTEAYRTSEKDTTKTAFNADETLNVCAVGDVITEQLESKYGISVIHDKTVNNVPDYNSAYKNSGVNLDKYLKKYGDFDLIIDLHRDGVPTSSNNVLKTKINGEDVAEFLFVVTRQNPRYAKQKKLVDSMVGISNKLFPNLLDPREIYYADWGINFYNQGRSNNALLVEVGNNNNTISQVKNTGMYLSRIFAEQLNGKK; this comes from the coding sequence ATGAGGCGTAATGCTATTAAAAAAAATAGTAAGAGCAAAATACTTTTAAGTGTTTTAACATTCCTTTTTATTTTTTTATTAGGTTTAGTTTTGCCTAAAAGTGCTAATGCGACTAATGAAGGTAAATCTCAAAATTACTTTTTTATTAAGGCAATTAGTAACACAGTAGCTTTATTTAATTCTCCTAGCAATGGAGAACAGGATACCAACAGTGAAATTAAATATTCAATCCTATCGTTTTTAGGAATAGATATTTCCAATCCTATATCCATAATAACAAAAGAAATTGCTTATTTGGACAAAAATAAAGTTAGTACTAATGTAAACAATGAAGGGGATGATATAAACTCAGTTGTTCCCTTCAAATTGGTTGAAAACCAGGTAAATAAATCTAAAGACCCAAATGTTGTAGCAAACCTCATTAATAACGATTTGAAACAAACCCTAAATAAATCAAAACCACGAGTCCTAATATATCATTCTCATACAACAGAAGCTTATCGTACCTCTGAAAAAGATACCACTAAAACTGCTTTTAATGCGGATGAAACACTAAATGTATGTGCTGTAGGTGATGTAATAACCGAGCAACTAGAAAGTAAATATGGAATCTCTGTAATACACGATAAAACTGTAAACAATGTACCTGATTATAATTCAGCCTATAAAAATTCTGGTGTTAATTTGGATAAGTATTTAAAAAAATATGGAGATTTTGATTTAATTATAGATTTACATAGAGATGGCGTTCCAACTTCTAGTAATAACGTATTAAAAACTAAAATAAATGGAGAAGATGTAGCTGAATTTCTATTTGTCGTTACACGTCAAAACCCTAGGTATGCCAAGCAGAAAAAACTAGTAGACTCAATGGTTGGAATATCAAATAAATTATTTCCGAATCTTTTAGACCCAAGAGAAATCTATTATGCTGACTGGGGAATAAATTTCTATAATCAAGGTAGAAGTAACAATGCATTGCTTGTTGAGGTAGGAAATAATAATAATACTATATCACAGGTAAAAAACACTGGTATGTATTTATCAAGGATATTTGCAGAGCAATTAAATGGTAAAAAATAA
- a CDS encoding pentapeptide repeat-containing protein translates to MEEKKLKTKVIRPKFDTDLDIIELSKENIEDESIFSFGTVSDCCLENHEADRVNFKQVIFTKVIFNKITFRRIEMTDVRFENCDLSNVDFNEASLHRVEFVNCKIIGINLSETTFRDVIFENCNGEFAFFNYSDCKQVAFLECQLRSSDFQNSKLLKVEFRESNLIGAQMNYTSLKGIDFTSCNIEGMGVNIADVKGARVTTTQAISLSSILGLIIK, encoded by the coding sequence ATGGAAGAGAAAAAATTAAAAACAAAAGTTATAAGACCTAAATTTGATACAGATTTAGATATTATAGAGTTATCTAAGGAGAATATTGAGGATGAGAGTATATTCTCTTTTGGAACTGTTAGTGATTGCTGCTTAGAAAACCATGAAGCTGATAGGGTAAATTTTAAACAAGTAATATTTACAAAAGTTATCTTTAATAAAATAACTTTTAGGCGTATAGAGATGACAGATGTAAGATTTGAAAATTGTGATTTATCAAATGTCGATTTTAACGAGGCGTCTTTACATAGAGTTGAATTTGTGAATTGTAAAATCATTGGTATTAATTTAAGTGAGACAACTTTTAGAGATGTAATTTTTGAAAATTGTAATGGCGAATTTGCTTTCTTTAATTACTCTGATTGTAAGCAAGTTGCGTTTCTTGAGTGTCAATTACGTTCTTCAGATTTTCAAAATTCAAAGCTTTTAAAAGTTGAATTTAGGGAGTCTAATTTGATTGGGGCTCAAATGAACTACACAAGTCTTAAAGGAATAGACTTTACTAGTTGTAACATTGAAGGTATGGGAGTAAATATTGCTGATGTTAAAGGTGCAAGAGTTACAACAACTCAAGCAATCTCATTATCAAGCATACTTGGTCTTATTATTAAATAA